The Halovivax ruber XH-70 genome includes the window CGGGTCTTCTACGCGCTCCTGGGCGAGGAGCGGGCGAGTTACGCGCTCCAGGAGGTTGGCGAGTACGCTCGGCACCCGAAACGCGATCGTCACGTTGGCGTGGCGTTTCATCGTTTCGACGCCGGCAGAGATGCCGTCGAGTGGCACCGAATCGCACTCGATATCGCCCGTGCCTCGGCGAGCACGCAGGTCAGACTCCGGTACGTCGCGACCGACGAGGCGGCGATCGGCTCGTTCGACGCCGAGGGCCTCGCCACTGAGGGCCTCGATCCGAGTGCGATCGAGGCGCTCCGGGAGAGCGGCGTCGACTCGCTGTGGGCACTCGCGACGGCAGCGCCTACCGAGCTCGCCGAGCGATCCGACCGGTTCGACGTCTCGACGATCCGGTCGTGGTGTGAGGCCGCAGGCGAGACGCTCGCCGACCACGCCGACGCCCGCTGGACGCTCGTCGAGACGATCGATCCCGAGGAGACGCTGTTGCGGGACGCGACGGGCCGGTACCTCTACGTGGCCGTCGAACTCGTCGGGACGCCGACGGCGGCACCGCTGGTCGATTCAGTGACGGCGTACTGTCCACGACAGTCGTATCTCCGACACCTGCCCGAGGTGTACCAGGAAGACGACCGGTCGGCGACCTTCCTGGAACGGTTTCTCTCGGTCTTCGAGACCTCGTTCGTCGAGATCGAGCGCGAGATCGAGGGGTTCAGCCGGTACATGGATCCGGGCGGGGTGCCGAGCGAGTCGCTCGAGTGGCTCGAGACCTGGTTGGCCGCGGACGACTATCGATCCTGGCCGGAGAGCGCGCGACGGGAACTCCTCGCCAGGGCGCCCGAACTCTACCGGAAGCGGGGGACGAAGGCCGGCCTGCGCGCGATGCTCGAACTCTATCTCTCTCACACCACCGACGAGGAGTGGTCCGGCCCCGAGCGGGCGACGGCGGAGCGATCTGACCGTTCTCGGCTGTCGGACGCGACTGGAACCGAGAGCGACGCCTCCTCACTCTCGTCGGGTCGTGACATCGACCAGCGACTGTTCTTCCTCGAACCGGGTGACTTAGACTGCATCGAGAACGAGGCAGCGAAAGCTCAGTTCGCATCCCTGTTGCCAGGGCCGCGGTCGTTCGCACTCTGTTGTGGCCCGTTCGACTCGGCGGAACAACGGGAGGCCGTCGAACACATCGTCGAGACGGAGACACCGGCCCACGTCACCGCGCAGGTCCTCCCCATCGAAGACGAGTTCACGCTCGGCGTCGACACGTTCCTCGGCGTCAACAGCGCGCTCCGGCCGCGGGCATTCGCCATGGGCGAGGCCGCACTCGGCGAGGACACCGTCCTCGGTCCGGGGCGGACGACCGAGTGACGAGAAATCGGCCAGCCGGCGATGTGACTCGCGGATTCGATCGAACCAGTCCGGTACCAGCGTTCGGCCGCTCGTGATTATTCGAACACGTTCCACCCGCTCGGCGCCGATCCGAGCCCGCGGACCCGACACTCTCGCGTCCCATCGTCGCGTTCCCTGAGCTCGACGACGCCGTCGAACTGTCCGCGGATCGTGTTGACGGTCGTCGCGTCGTGTGTGTCGTCGGTGAGCGTGTAGACCCCGAGCCCGTCCGTTTCGCTCACTCGGTTCGTAAACACGTGGAGGAATCTGAAGACGGTCGACTCGTCGACGTACTGCAACAGTGTCGAGATGGAGACCAGGCCGTACCGAATGTCGGAGACGCCGCGGCTGTGAAACCGTTTGGACAGTTTGGCTGTTCCGATGCTGATTCCGGTGAGATCGCCCGGGGAGGAGGCCGACTCCGTCATGGCTTCGATCACCGACCCGCCGCCGGTGCCTGAGCAGTCGATGACGCCGATCCGGTCCCGGTTCATCGCGTCGATGTGTCGGTCGAGGTCCTCGAACACCCGGCGTGCGCTGTTTGTCGTGATACAGAGGATCCCTTCGTCGACGTCGTAGCCGGCCGCGACTAACTGCAGTGCGACGTGACGCTTCCCGGAATGCGACGAGCCGATGACGGCGACGTTCGTCCCGGGACGGAGTTCGTCGATCGTGTCGTCGGGCAAGATGCCGCCGATTTCGTAGCTGTCAGTCATGCGTTCTCCTCGTTTCCGTCCCACTCGGCTCCGTCCACGTCCTCCGCGTGGGCGGACGCGTCGTCCGAGAGGTCTCGAACGGCACTGACGAAGTCGATCTCGGAGCCCATGTCCCCGAGTCCGTCGTCCACCGCCGTCTGTTTGGCGTCGATCCGGTCGAGTAGATCCTGATACTCGTCGCTGTCCGCCAGCTCCGCCTCGGACTTCTCGGCCTCTAGGGCACCTCGCCGCGCCATCAGGGAGTGGTACTCCTGAAACTCGTCGTCGACGGACGCTCGATCGAGGAGCGTCTCGACCGTGTCGAGTAAATTGCTTCGCTCCGGTGGTTTGGTGATGTACGCGTCGAAGCCCATCTCGACGACGTCGAAATCGGGCTCGACGGCGGTGACCATCGCCACGCGACAGTCGATTCCACGGGCTCGAATCTCCTGTAAGACCTCCTCACCGGAGTGTTCCGGCATCATGCGATCTAAGAGGACGACGTCGATCGACTCGTCGATCACGTCGAGTGCTTCGGCACCGTCGTGGGCACGGACGATCTCGTAGTCGTCGGCGAGCCAGAGTTCGTAACTCTCCGCGACGGCCGGCTCGTCCTCGACGATGGCGACGACCGGGGGGTCTGTGTCGGTCATGGGAGCACCTCACATTGTGTGGTTGGGTGTATCATCCTTGTGCCTCGGTGGTCGCTCGCGGCAGCTCAAGAACGAAGCAGGCGCCGCCCGACTCGGCGTCTTCCACCCAGGCCTCGCCGCCGTACTTGTCGACCATCACGTCGACGAAGAAGAGACCGAAGCCCGATCCCGTCTCCTTGGCGTGTGAGGTCTCGCCGCGGCGAAACACGGACTCCTTGCGGTCGTCGTCGATTCCGCCCCCGTCGTCGGTGATGCGTATCGTGACCTCGTCGTCGACCGCGGCCGTCACGTCGATCGTGAGGTCGTCGGTGTCGTTGTGCTCGATCGCGTTCAGCAGAACGTTCCCGAGAACCTCCGAGAGCAACTCGTCGGCCCGTGCCTCGATTCCCGGAGCGACGTCGCGTTCGAATTCGATCCTGGGGTTGGCGGTCTGCAGTTCCGAGAGTTTTCGATCGAGGATCGCGGAGACGTCGACCGAGTCGAGCTGGAGACTGTCTTCGGGCGTCGTGAGCGTCTCGACGACGCGCTGGACGCGCTGGGTGACCTCGGTCGTCGTCGTACACCAGTCGACGATCGTACGAGCGTACTGGCCCAGATCGCCGTCGAGCTCCGCGGCCAGGATTTCGCCGCGGGCTTTGATGACCGTCATCCCGTTCAACACGTCGTGGCGCAGGATTGAGTTGAAGAACTCCATCTGTTCGCGCTGGCGTTCGAGTTCCGTCACGTCCATCGCGGCGCCGATGACGTTCGTCACCGCCCCGTTTTCCACGACCGGCCTGTACTCGGCCAGGAAGTGGTTGGTCCCGATCTGAGTCGTGTGCGAGACAGCTTCGCCGTCGAACGCTCGCTCGATCGCCGCGACGATGCTCGGTTGCTTTGCGAAGATGTCGAACACCGACTCGCCGACGACTTCGTCCCTCTCGAGGCCGAGCTCGGCGAGGCCTTTGCCACGGGACTCGAGGAACGTCCTGTCGGCGTCGATCTGGTAAAAGACGAGCGGGAGAGAGTCGAGCACCAGTGAGAGCTTCCGCTTTTGCTCGGTGACGTCCGATGAGATGATCGCGATGCCGTCCTCGTACGGATAGGCCTGGATGTCGACCCAGAACCCTCGGGATTCCACGTGATACTCGCACGAGGCCGGCTCGTCCGTTTCCATCACGGTTCGGAACGTCTCCTCGAGAACGGTCCCGCGTATTTCGGGGAACGCGTCCCAGACGGTCTGTCCGATGAGTTGCTCGGCTGGGGTGTCGAACCGGTCTGCGATCACGTCGTTGCAGTACGTCATCGTCCAGTTCCGGTCGAACGTGTAGTAGGCTTCGGGGAGGCGATCGACGAGTTCCCGGTACTGGTGCTCCTGGCGTACCAGCGCCTGTTCCTGTGCTTTCTTGCTCGTGATGTCGGTGGCCATTCCGACGAGATGTGCGTTCCCCTGCGCCGATCGAACCTCGCCACGCGCGAGGACCCACGTCTCTTCGCCGTTTTCGTGCTGGACCCGGTGTTCGGTCTGAAAGACGTCGCCACGCTCGATCGCCTGTTCGATATCCCGTTCGACCGTGGGAAGATCGTCCGGATGGATGCGCTCGGCGAGGTCGTCGAACGTCTCCGGCTCGACGCCGAACAGTTCCTCCGCGGAGTTGGTCCAGGCCATTTCCCCGCTCTCCAGGTCTAGTTCCCAGACACCCGTATTCGTGCCCTCCAGTGCGACCGCCAGTCGGTTCGTCAATTCGTCGTCTCTCGTTCCTTCGTCGATCGAGGCCGACCTGAGTCGTACCGTCGCCCGAATCGATTCGATCTCCTTCGACTCGAACGGCGCCAGTTCGACCTCGGCTGAACGGGGGCCCCCGGCAGTTTCGTCCAGTTCACCCCGAACGGTCCGGGAATCGCCGCGCCGGGCCACTTCGAGAGCTGCGGTGACCGCGTCCCGATCGAGTGTGAGGGTTTCATTTACGTGTTCGATGACTCTCTTCCCTTCGAGCTCCCCTGGCTCGCGCTGGAACAGGGTAGCGTACGCCGGATTGACGGCCTCGTAGCGACCCGTCTTCGGATCGAGAACCGCGACCGCGTCGTCCAGTTCGTCGAAGAACGCTCGATAGATCGCAGGATCTGCCATGGGGGTCTCTTGCTGTAGGATGACTATCTGGGGATTTGTAGCTAGTGGCCCGAAACCGGTCGCAGGTTCCTGCACATTGTGGCGACTATCTCGACGACGGAGTCGCTGCCAGCGACGACGCACCCCGTCCACTCGTGAGAGATGGCAGTGGACTTATTGTAATGTAGGTATAACAATGCGCATGGAATCATATCGCCGGCCGCGTGATCCTCAGGAACAACGAGCCGAGTCGGGGCCGATGGCGTCCGACCTGACACGCCGGAACGTCCTCGCGGTGACGGGATCGGCGCTCTTCACTGCCGTTGCGGGCTGTACGACAGATGGCGAATCCGACGGCGACGATAACGAGGAAGCGCTGGATAGCCGCGTCGACGAGCGAGTCGACGGCGAGTGGCTGCTACACCGGGCCACCCCGGAAAACACTGCGGCGACGGACGGCTCCGGACCCGATGGTGAGCCGTCGATCGCGTGGGAGCGAGCGGTCGGTGCCAAATCGGGTATCGATCCACTCGTCGTCGATAGCCTCGTCTTCGCGTATCCGCCCGACGGACGCGACGTCGGGACGCTCGAAGCCGCCACTGGCGAACCCACGGCCGCCGGCCCGCTCGCGAGCGGCGAGTTGGCGATGGGGTCCGACGGCGAGACGGTGGTCGCCTATCGCGAGCGAGACGACGGTGACGAACTCGTCGGCCGCGACCTCGAAACGGGCGAGGAAACGTGGACCACCGATGCGACGGACCTGTCGACCCCTCTCCTTACGATGCGCGACGGGGTCGCCTACCAGGGCGGCTCCACGCAGCCGTACGGGCAGGCGTTCGACGTGGACGACGGTGACGACCGCTGGGAGTCCGAGTCGTCGCTCCCGATCGATTTCGCCGTCGACGACGAGATCGTTGCATACGCGTCCGACGAGATACTCGCCGCACTCGAGGCGGACTCTGGCGACCAGCGGTGGGTCGAGGAATTCGACGCGGCGCTGTCGACACCGCCCCTGATCGAGGATCACGTCGTCTCCGCGACGGCCGATGGATCCGTCCTCGCCGTCGACTCGTCGGGAGATCTCGACTGGCGGAAACAGGTCGCGGACGGTGCCGTGACAGCGCTCGCCGCAGCCGAGGGACGGTTGTTCGTCGGAACCGAATCGGGCGTCGTCGCCCTCGACGCCGACAGCGGCGACGAGGTCACCCGATCGACGATTTCCGATGCGGTGCGGGCCCTCGCGGTCGGCGCCGACAACTGCTATGCGATCACCACCGAGACCGATGGCGACGACCCCGAAAACCGGTTGGTCGCCCTCGAGAGCGGTTCGCTGGAGTCGGCGTGGTCGGTCGAGGTACCAGGCGCCGTTCGTTCACGCCCGGTGATCCTCGATGGAATGGTGCTCGTGCGAGTCCTGCCGTCGGCGGCCGTCGACGAGAGCGACTTCGACGAAACACTCCTCGCGTTCGCGTAACCAACTGGTCGCCGGTCGACGTCGTGCGTGGTAGGACGAGAATAGCGAGACGAATTTGGAGACAGCGGTGATCGAGAGACGGTCTACGCCACAGTGTCACCGAGTGAGTGGTTCGGAGAAGACGCGGCTCTATGCGAACGAAGTGAGCGAGAGCCGCGGGAAGATGAGTGGTATTACCGCGATCCGAACGAAGGCGTTCACCGCGAGTGAACGGAGTGAACGAGCGGGCCGACGACTGACCCAGAGACGTCGCGAAGCGACGTCGGCGGGGAAGGAGGAGTGCTTTTGATCGACCTTTTACCGAGCGTCGGCGCGCCGTGCGGCGAAGCCGCCGGCGCGAAATGAGCGTAGCGTAAAAGGTCGTTTTACATCATGCCGCCCATACCGCCGCCCATGCCACCCATGCCGCCGCCCATTCCGCCTGGGCCGCCGGCCGGCATGTCGTCGCCCTCGTCGTCGTCAGCGACGGCGAGGTCGCCCGCGGCGATGACGTCGTCGATGCGAAGCAGCATGACTGCGGCCTCGGTCGCGGAGTCGATGGCCTGAGTCTTGACGCGCTTTGGCTCGTAGACGCCGTCGGCTTCCATGTCGACGGTGTCGCCGGTGTAGGCGTCGAGCCCGGCGCCGGTCTTGCCGGCGTCGTGGTCGGAGCGCAGTTCGACCAGCGAGTCGATGGGGTCGAGGCCGGCGTTCTCGGCGAGGGTGCGTGGGATGACCTCTAACGCGTCGGCGAAGGCCTCGACGGCGAGCTGTTCGCGGCCGCCGACGGAGTCGGCGTAGTCGCGCAGGGCGAGCGAGAGCTCGACTTCGGGTGCGCCGCCGCCGGCGAGCACCTTGCCGTCCTCGATGGTGGTGCGGACGACGCCGATGGCGTCCTCGATGGCGCGGTCGACCTCGTCGATGACGTGTTCGGTGCCACCGCGGAGAATGAGGGTGACGGCCTGGGCGTCCTCGACGTCTTCGACGAAGACGTGTTCGTCACCGGCGATCTCCTTCTGGGAGACGGAGCCGGCGAAGCCGAGGTCGTCTTCGGTGATGTCGTCGACGGAGGAGACGGGCGTCGCGCCGGTCGA containing:
- a CDS encoding phage tail protein, whose translation is MEYSYSTATSEADWNEWVKRNAAVVDGGLSIARTTSIREADLGVSVVDHAVDPTGVLYTVHDSGALYRYDPATDLHQRLIEGSEPSIDRPCAVCASENRVYVADAADGSIATLSPRLQRELGQLPCEAADPRTLRYADGVVYVVDGDDRLVTVGGEAELTVDWWLQSPIDLAVCAGRMYVLDETSEGRTVRAFDAEEERREGLYPLSTGAFVTEDASFTPTAIAVPSGSLVVAGTFDDRDGHGLFEWDPDQERFTLRHELARPCVDLVGQPTDEHSRRVFYALLGEERASYALQEVGEYARHPKRDRHVGVAFHRFDAGRDAVEWHRIALDIARASASTQVRLRYVATDEAAIGSFDAEGLATEGLDPSAIEALRESGVDSLWALATAAPTELAERSDRFDVSTIRSWCEAAGETLADHADARWTLVETIDPEETLLRDATGRYLYVAVELVGTPTAAPLVDSVTAYCPRQSYLRHLPEVYQEDDRSATFLERFLSVFETSFVEIEREIEGFSRYMDPGGVPSESLEWLETWLAADDYRSWPESARRELLARAPELYRKRGTKAGLRAMLELYLSHTTDEEWSGPERATAERSDRSRLSDATGTESDASSLSSGRDIDQRLFFLEPGDLDCIENEAAKAQFASLLPGPRSFALCCGPFDSAEQREAVEHIVETETPAHVTAQVLPIEDEFTLGVDTFLGVNSALRPRAFAMGEAALGEDTVLGPGRTTE
- a CDS encoding PAS domain-containing sensor histidine kinase, with the protein product MADPAIYRAFFDELDDAVAVLDPKTGRYEAVNPAYATLFQREPGELEGKRVIEHVNETLTLDRDAVTAALEVARRGDSRTVRGELDETAGGPRSAEVELAPFESKEIESIRATVRLRSASIDEGTRDDELTNRLAVALEGTNTGVWELDLESGEMAWTNSAEELFGVEPETFDDLAERIHPDDLPTVERDIEQAIERGDVFQTEHRVQHENGEETWVLARGEVRSAQGNAHLVGMATDITSKKAQEQALVRQEHQYRELVDRLPEAYYTFDRNWTMTYCNDVIADRFDTPAEQLIGQTVWDAFPEIRGTVLEETFRTVMETDEPASCEYHVESRGFWVDIQAYPYEDGIAIISSDVTEQKRKLSLVLDSLPLVFYQIDADRTFLESRGKGLAELGLERDEVVGESVFDIFAKQPSIVAAIERAFDGEAVSHTTQIGTNHFLAEYRPVVENGAVTNVIGAAMDVTELERQREQMEFFNSILRHDVLNGMTVIKARGEILAAELDGDLGQYARTIVDWCTTTTEVTQRVQRVVETLTTPEDSLQLDSVDVSAILDRKLSELQTANPRIEFERDVAPGIEARADELLSEVLGNVLLNAIEHNDTDDLTIDVTAAVDDEVTIRITDDGGGIDDDRKESVFRRGETSHAKETGSGFGLFFVDVMVDKYGGEAWVEDAESGGACFVLELPRATTEAQG
- a CDS encoding outer membrane protein assembly factor BamB family protein, yielding MESYRRPRDPQEQRAESGPMASDLTRRNVLAVTGSALFTAVAGCTTDGESDGDDNEEALDSRVDERVDGEWLLHRATPENTAATDGSGPDGEPSIAWERAVGAKSGIDPLVVDSLVFAYPPDGRDVGTLEAATGEPTAAGPLASGELAMGSDGETVVAYRERDDGDELVGRDLETGEETWTTDATDLSTPLLTMRDGVAYQGGSTQPYGQAFDVDDGDDRWESESSLPIDFAVDDEIVAYASDEILAALEADSGDQRWVEEFDAALSTPPLIEDHVVSATADGSVLAVDSSGDLDWRKQVADGAVTALAAAEGRLFVGTESGVVALDADSGDEVTRSTISDAVRALAVGADNCYAITTETDGDDPENRLVALESGSLESAWSVEVPGAVRSRPVILDGMVLVRVLPSAAVDESDFDETLLAFA
- a CDS encoding RAD55 family ATPase produces the protein MTDSYEIGGILPDDTIDELRPGTNVAVIGSSHSGKRHVALQLVAAGYDVDEGILCITTNSARRVFEDLDRHIDAMNRDRIGVIDCSGTGGGSVIEAMTESASSPGDLTGISIGTAKLSKRFHSRGVSDIRYGLVSISTLLQYVDESTVFRFLHVFTNRVSETDGLGVYTLTDDTHDATTVNTIRGQFDGVVELRERDDGTRECRVRGLGSAPSGWNVFE
- a CDS encoding HalX domain-containing protein encodes the protein MTDTDPPVVAIVEDEPAVAESYELWLADDYEIVRAHDGAEALDVIDESIDVVLLDRMMPEHSGEEVLQEIRARGIDCRVAMVTAVEPDFDVVEMGFDAYITKPPERSNLLDTVETLLDRASVDDEFQEYHSLMARRGALEAEKSEAELADSDEYQDLLDRIDAKQTAVDDGLGDMGSEIDFVSAVRDLSDDASAHAEDVDGAEWDGNEENA